The following are encoded together in the Edaphobacter lichenicola genome:
- a CDS encoding Dyp-type peroxidase codes for MTTLNAPDHVPLPQPVLAPLTRAAIFLVLTVKPEPESCATIRSFCSDLAGLIRAVEFRDIDAGLTCIAAFGSEVWNRLFGDPRPAELHPFREFRRGNRHAVATPGDVLFHIRAGRMDICFELATQIMERIGDAVSVADEVQGFRYFEDRDLIGFVDGTENPRGSVALGAALVGEEDALFTGGSYVLVQKYLHDMKAWNTLSTEAQELIIGRKKLSGIELSDTAKPPSAHTALTVVVENGKEVKILRDNMPFGQPGRGEFGTYFIAYCRTPRITELMLENMFVGRPPGNYDRLLDFSKAVTGGLFFAPSATFLEDVGEEQPAAAPAIATPPVASDPPSPTSVRDTSLGIGSLRGERHE; via the coding sequence ATGACAACTCTCAACGCGCCTGACCACGTTCCTCTTCCGCAGCCGGTGCTCGCACCACTCACGCGTGCGGCGATCTTCCTTGTCCTCACCGTGAAGCCGGAGCCTGAAAGTTGTGCAACAATTCGCTCCTTCTGCAGCGACCTCGCTGGCCTGATTCGCGCGGTGGAGTTCCGCGACATCGATGCCGGACTCACCTGTATCGCGGCTTTCGGATCGGAGGTTTGGAATCGACTCTTCGGTGATCCCCGCCCGGCCGAGCTACATCCCTTCCGGGAATTCCGCCGTGGCAATCGCCATGCCGTCGCCACCCCGGGCGATGTTCTGTTTCACATCCGTGCTGGCCGGATGGATATCTGCTTTGAGTTGGCAACACAGATCATGGAGCGCATTGGCGACGCAGTTTCGGTAGCCGACGAGGTTCAAGGCTTTCGTTACTTCGAGGATCGCGATCTTATCGGCTTCGTCGATGGCACAGAAAATCCAAGAGGCTCTGTTGCGCTTGGTGCCGCCCTGGTTGGCGAAGAAGACGCTCTCTTTACAGGTGGAAGCTACGTCCTGGTCCAGAAATATCTTCACGATATGAAAGCATGGAATACCCTCTCCACCGAGGCGCAGGAGCTCATCATCGGCCGCAAGAAACTATCGGGTATCGAGCTCAGCGATACCGCAAAACCACCCTCAGCCCATACTGCGCTAACCGTCGTCGTCGAGAATGGGAAGGAGGTCAAGATCCTGAGGGACAACATGCCCTTTGGTCAACCCGGCCGCGGTGAATTCGGCACCTACTTCATCGCCTACTGCCGCACCCCCCGCATCACCGAACTGATGCTCGAGAATATGTTCGTTGGCCGTCCGCCGGGAAACTACGACCGACTGCTGGACTTCAGCAAAGCCGTGACCGGAGGCCTGTTTTTTGCGCCTTCGGCAACGTTTCTTGAGGACGTCGGCGAAGAACAACCTGCCGCCGCCCCAGCAATCGCCACGCCACCTGTGGCATCTGATCCGCCTTCCCCAACCTCTGTGCGCGACACCTCACTTGGGATAGGATCGCTTAGAGGAGAACGTCATGAATAA
- a CDS encoding KdsC family phosphatase, whose amino-acid sequence MSGTALAFLASPDVLARARKIKLFLMDVDGTLTDGGVCLISTTAADGSVDPVVSEMKVFNAQDGQGLSLAHTMGIQTGFITGRSSPAVARRAKELKVTFVYLGQAKKTEAFEECMRKAGVTEEEIAYMGDDLPDIPLAQRAGLAVCVADGAPELRAVCHFTTRRHAGRGTAREVVELILKAQGRWEEAVPQALA is encoded by the coding sequence ATGTCTGGCACCGCCCTGGCTTTCCTTGCTTCCCCCGACGTGCTGGCTCGCGCCCGCAAGATCAAACTGTTTCTGATGGACGTGGATGGCACTCTGACCGATGGCGGGGTCTGTTTGATCTCGACGACTGCCGCTGATGGGTCCGTAGATCCTGTCGTCTCTGAGATGAAGGTGTTCAATGCGCAAGACGGACAAGGCCTGTCGCTCGCCCACACGATGGGGATTCAGACAGGTTTCATCACCGGCCGGTCGTCACCCGCAGTTGCCCGGCGTGCTAAAGAACTGAAGGTCACTTTTGTCTATCTGGGACAGGCGAAGAAGACCGAGGCGTTCGAGGAGTGCATGCGAAAGGCGGGCGTGACCGAAGAGGAAATTGCCTATATGGGCGACGATCTGCCGGACATTCCGCTGGCGCAGCGAGCCGGGTTGGCTGTGTGCGTGGCCGATGGAGCGCCGGAGTTGAGGGCGGTCTGTCACTTCACGACTCGCCGACATGCAGGACGTGGCACTGCGCGCGAAGTGGTGGAGCTTATCTTGAAGGCGCAGGGACGATGGGAAGAGGCAGTGCCGCAGGCGCTTGCTTAA